In Treponema primitia ZAS-2, a genomic segment contains:
- a CDS encoding fibronectin type III domain-containing protein, which produces MKNPIIPGVLLFIALCFSSCESNPEQDKLPLSGPKSIQLTARNESIVVQWSKVASAQGVAPYYAVYYSTNPNPGSAIQWAYLEAPEMNLVTSTITGLKNYVTYYVWVKTFFPGLGESDFSPTEYTNPIPPPQKPGNITLKALEEMLELSWDSVTDAFTYKIFCIPGDSAEESPPDGTMVMEVPNRETKSGGVVFKLADDTRLVNTTAYTLWVQAVNTAGESPYTKTNGTPQSAVSVPAQPPEKPTLTVGNKKIFVTWNQVSGVPHYTISYGTSNNFSESVTRTDTVPADTPIVSTEITGLINGTSYYVWVQSSNSKGNSAPSEAATAAPVAKPAINYNNLQFELGRASADFIFAVDLPPSVWFFNGRPSTDRLTRFQEAAIGNLFCDGAAWYIRNNYPEEIFDFVFLNGSFVNNPLPKGSISIGTMMNAVTPDGRSDKACLITLKGDRLIELFNDVADVPHTGHGSSNTGWFIMVSAEARYTIQYYKPPELSEWTSPDEIIRGTSEPYYHGWIKEGTLKINGQPIDVNKEYRILTTDYLARGEWYTTFPLYGTNKKIFPIQMWKTVSEYIYDQSVITPKLDGRVKIEGGVPLPPPWEPGNLINNDPPLW; this is translated from the coding sequence ATGAAAAACCCGATCATCCCGGGGGTGCTGCTTTTTATCGCCCTGTGTTTCAGTTCCTGTGAATCAAATCCCGAACAGGACAAGCTTCCCTTATCCGGGCCGAAGTCCATACAGCTTACCGCAAGAAATGAATCAATTGTTGTCCAGTGGAGTAAAGTCGCTTCCGCCCAGGGGGTGGCGCCGTACTACGCGGTGTATTACAGCACAAACCCTAACCCCGGTTCAGCAATACAATGGGCATATCTGGAAGCGCCTGAAATGAACCTGGTAACATCGACTATTACGGGCCTTAAAAACTACGTTACCTATTATGTGTGGGTAAAGACCTTCTTCCCCGGTTTGGGAGAATCAGACTTTAGCCCCACCGAATATACCAACCCCATTCCCCCGCCTCAAAAACCGGGAAACATCACCCTGAAGGCCCTTGAAGAAATGCTGGAACTTAGCTGGGATTCTGTTACCGATGCTTTTACCTATAAAATTTTCTGTATACCCGGCGATTCTGCAGAAGAATCCCCCCCGGACGGAACCATGGTAATGGAAGTGCCCAACAGGGAGACAAAATCCGGTGGGGTGGTTTTTAAACTAGCCGATGATACCCGGCTCGTTAATACTACTGCCTATACCCTCTGGGTACAGGCAGTGAATACCGCAGGTGAATCACCCTATACAAAAACTAATGGAACGCCACAGTCGGCAGTAAGCGTTCCTGCGCAGCCCCCGGAAAAACCAACCCTGACCGTGGGAAATAAAAAAATATTTGTAACCTGGAATCAGGTTTCCGGGGTCCCGCACTATACCATATCTTATGGCACAAGCAATAATTTTTCTGAATCGGTGACACGCACCGATACTGTTCCGGCAGACACCCCAATAGTAAGCACCGAAATTACCGGACTTATCAATGGTACAAGCTATTATGTATGGGTACAGTCAAGCAATTCAAAGGGAAATTCAGCTCCCAGTGAGGCGGCGACAGCGGCCCCGGTGGCAAAACCAGCAATCAATTATAACAATTTACAATTTGAGCTGGGCAGGGCGTCTGCAGATTTCATATTTGCCGTTGATTTACCCCCAAGTGTTTGGTTTTTTAATGGCAGGCCAAGCACAGACCGGCTTACCCGGTTCCAGGAAGCCGCCATAGGCAACCTTTTTTGTGATGGTGCCGCATGGTACATTAGAAACAATTATCCCGAAGAAATATTTGACTTTGTGTTTCTTAATGGCAGTTTTGTTAACAATCCCCTTCCCAAGGGGTCTATAAGCATCGGAACCATGATGAACGCAGTCACTCCCGATGGACGGTCAGACAAGGCCTGTTTAATTACCCTGAAAGGCGACAGGCTTATTGAGCTGTTTAACGATGTAGCCGATGTCCCCCATACCGGGCATGGCAGTTCCAATACCGGCTGGTTCATCATGGTATCCGCCGAAGCACGGTATACCATTCAGTATTATAAGCCCCCTGAACTTTCCGAATGGACAAGCCCGGATGAGATAATCCGCGGAACTTCAGAGCCCTACTATCATGGCTGGATTAAAGAGGGTACCCTGAAAATTAACGGACAACCCATTGATGTAAATAAGGAGTACCGTATTCTAACCACCGATTACCTGGCCCGGGGCGAATGGTACACCACCTTTCCCCTATACGGAACAAATAAAAAAATATTCCCTATACAAATGTGGAAAACCGTATCGGAATACATTTATGATCAGTCTGTAATTACTCCAAAACTTGATGGCCGGGTCAAAATAGAAGGCGGTGTCCCCCTACCCCCGCCCTGGGAACCGGGCAATTTGATAAACAACGATCCTCCCCTATGGTAG
- a CDS encoding ABC transporter ATP-binding protein, which produces MVNLKVPQEAPRESPDLKPALEVRDLSFSYGNNPVLKDIGFTMRSGVLLGLLGPNGAGKSTLFRCILGLEKTHSGTVLLDGQNIKTLTPAALAKRIAYVPQIHFPSFNYSALDMVLMGTAAQGKEWAIPNTRQREVASAALEQLGMGKFRDRGFRQLSGGEQQLVLIARALAQDARLLVMDEPTANLDYGNQIRVLLQVKELSRQGYSIILSTHNPDHAFLFADQVLALHNNSIAVSGAPGEVLTGELITRLYGVPVTIRRDSRGIPSCLPVMPGSLFNSV; this is translated from the coding sequence ATGGTAAACTTAAAGGTTCCCCAGGAAGCGCCCCGGGAATCTCCCGACCTAAAACCGGCCCTGGAAGTACGGGACTTGAGTTTTTCCTACGGAAACAATCCGGTGCTGAAGGATATTGGTTTTACCATGAGAAGCGGGGTACTCCTGGGTCTGCTGGGGCCCAACGGCGCGGGGAAAAGTACCCTGTTCCGCTGCATCCTGGGGCTGGAGAAAACCCACTCAGGCACGGTGCTTCTGGACGGCCAGAACATAAAAACCCTGACCCCCGCCGCCCTGGCAAAACGTATTGCCTATGTACCCCAAATCCATTTCCCATCTTTCAACTATTCCGCTCTGGACATGGTGCTCATGGGAACCGCCGCCCAGGGCAAAGAATGGGCCATCCCGAATACCCGGCAGCGGGAGGTGGCTTCTGCTGCCCTGGAACAGCTGGGCATGGGCAAATTCCGGGACAGGGGATTCCGCCAGCTTTCCGGGGGCGAACAGCAACTAGTCCTCATCGCCCGGGCTCTGGCCCAGGATGCCCGTCTCCTGGTGATGGACGAACCCACGGCCAACCTGGACTACGGCAACCAGATCCGGGTCCTTCTGCAAGTTAAGGAATTGAGCCGCCAGGGCTACAGTATTATTCTCAGCACCCACAACCCGGATCACGCATTTCTGTTCGCCGACCAGGTTCTGGCGCTGCACAACAACAGTATCGCTGTGTCGGGGGCGCCGGGAGAAGTCTTGACCGGGGAACTCATCACCCGGCTCTACGGAGTTCCGGTAACCATACGCCGGGACAGCCGGGGGATACCCAGCTGTTTGCCCGTAATGCCGGGGTCGCTGTTCAATTCAGTTTAG
- a CDS encoding ABC transporter ATP-binding protein, whose amino-acid sequence MLKVTDLTVHYGAIQALRGISFEVDQGEIITLIGSNGAGKTTTLHGISNIIRKSGGAVFFDGADISGLSPDRIVSAGLIQVPEGRRIFANLSVKDNLEMGAYTRRDRPAIRDDMENVFTLFPRLKERLRQVAGTLSGGEQQMLAMGRALMSKPRLLLLDEPSMGLAPILVDEIFSIIKRINETGTTILLVEQNAFKALGLASRGYILETGQVIKSGPAKELMKDDAVKAAYLGG is encoded by the coding sequence ATGCTTAAGGTCACGGATCTGACGGTCCACTACGGTGCAATCCAGGCCCTGCGGGGCATTTCCTTTGAGGTGGACCAGGGGGAGATCATCACCCTGATAGGCTCCAACGGTGCGGGGAAAACCACCACCCTCCACGGCATTTCCAACATCATCAGAAAATCTGGGGGGGCCGTTTTTTTCGACGGCGCCGATATCAGCGGCCTGTCCCCGGATCGCATTGTTTCTGCGGGGCTCATCCAGGTCCCCGAAGGCCGGCGCATCTTTGCCAACCTTTCGGTGAAGGACAACCTGGAAATGGGGGCCTATACCCGCCGGGACCGGCCCGCCATCCGGGATGACATGGAAAACGTCTTTACCCTTTTTCCCCGGCTCAAGGAGCGGCTCCGCCAGGTGGCGGGCACCCTCTCAGGGGGCGAACAGCAGATGCTGGCCATGGGACGGGCCCTGATGTCCAAGCCCCGGCTTTTGCTCCTGGACGAACCCTCCATGGGCCTGGCCCCCATCCTGGTGGACGAAATTTTTTCGATTATCAAGCGCATTAATGAAACAGGAACAACGATACTGCTGGTGGAGCAGAACGCCTTTAAGGCCCTGGGCCTTGCTTCACGGGGCTATATTCTGGAAACCGGCCAGGTGATAAAAAGCGGCCCCGCAAAGGAACTGATGAAGGACGATGCGGTGAAGGCCGCGTATTTAGGAGGATAA
- a CDS encoding ABC transporter ATP-binding protein: MQSDRDLLLKVSDLSIVFGGLRAVSGFSCELHKGELTGLIGPNGAGKTTVFNMLSGIYAPTEGEIDFWDRQGKVHVIGKLSPATLNRIGIARTFQNIRLFNNMTVEDNVRIALHSSRVENPLDVLFRLPRFYHDEEQMRQRAEELLSLFKIDNKKHELARNLPYGEQRKLEIARALAANPILLLLDEPAAGMNPQETAELMKLISFIRKEFHLTILLIEHDMQLVMGICERIVVLDYGRVIAQGLPDEIRRDPAVIKAYLGEDALADA, encoded by the coding sequence ATGCAAAGTGACCGGGACCTCTTGTTAAAAGTTTCGGACCTGTCCATCGTCTTCGGAGGGCTCCGGGCGGTAAGCGGCTTTTCCTGCGAACTCCACAAAGGTGAACTGACCGGTCTGATCGGGCCTAACGGCGCGGGGAAGACCACGGTGTTCAATATGCTGTCCGGGATCTATGCCCCCACAGAGGGGGAGATCGATTTCTGGGACCGCCAGGGCAAGGTCCATGTGATAGGAAAACTGAGCCCCGCCACTTTGAACCGCATCGGCATTGCCCGGACCTTTCAGAATATACGGCTGTTCAACAACATGACTGTGGAGGACAATGTGCGGATCGCCCTCCATTCATCCAGGGTGGAAAACCCCCTGGATGTTCTGTTCCGGCTCCCCCGGTTTTATCACGACGAGGAACAGATGCGGCAGCGGGCAGAAGAACTGCTCTCCCTGTTTAAGATCGATAACAAGAAGCACGAGCTGGCCCGGAACCTCCCCTACGGGGAACAGCGGAAGCTGGAAATCGCCCGGGCCCTGGCTGCCAACCCCATACTGCTTCTCCTGGACGAACCTGCTGCGGGGATGAACCCCCAGGAAACAGCGGAGCTGATGAAGCTGATTTCTTTTATACGCAAGGAATTTCACCTCACCATCCTGCTTATCGAACACGATATGCAACTGGTCATGGGTATCTGCGAGCGCATCGTGGTCCTGGACTACGGCCGGGTTATCGCCCAGGGGCTGCCGGATGAAATACGCCGGGACCCCGCAGTGATCAAAGCCTACCTGGGGGAGGACGCCCTTGCCGATGCTTAA
- a CDS encoding DUF364 domain-containing protein → MAENTNPWALYDCLIAAIPPEHKADEAISGEHWSYVRSGDRVGLAMNLGHLSNNETRPRTLPDSCRGMALRDLATAAKSWNIAEASLGVAAINAYWNSPEHKKVRSALAEEDMSAFEAWKGRVAGKKVAVVGHFMHLERILGPVCELSILEKRPGPGDYPDSACEFIIPFQDFVFATGVTLVNKTLPRLLELSRRQGMILTGPTTPLSPLLFDFGVRDLQGLVLTDPDLCRDVITGKREGTIFDAGKRVGIARG, encoded by the coding sequence ATGGCAGAAAATACGAATCCCTGGGCGCTCTATGATTGTCTTATAGCCGCGATACCCCCGGAACATAAGGCCGATGAGGCAATTTCCGGGGAACATTGGAGCTATGTCCGTTCCGGGGATCGGGTTGGGCTGGCCATGAACCTTGGCCATCTATCGAATAACGAAACCCGCCCCCGGACCCTCCCGGATTCCTGCCGGGGTATGGCCCTGCGGGACCTGGCGACGGCGGCTAAATCCTGGAATATTGCCGAAGCAAGCCTGGGTGTGGCGGCAATTAACGCCTACTGGAACTCTCCGGAGCATAAGAAGGTCAGATCTGCCCTTGCTGAGGAGGATATGAGCGCCTTTGAAGCCTGGAAAGGCCGGGTTGCAGGCAAAAAAGTGGCAGTGGTTGGCCATTTTATGCACCTGGAACGGATCCTGGGGCCGGTTTGCGAGCTCTCTATCCTGGAAAAACGCCCCGGCCCGGGGGATTACCCGGATTCCGCCTGTGAATTCATCATCCCTTTCCAGGATTTTGTCTTTGCCACCGGGGTTACCCTGGTCAATAAGACCCTGCCCCGGCTTCTGGAGCTTTCCCGCCGACAGGGAATGATCCTGACAGGTCCTACCACGCCCCTTTCGCCCCTGCTCTTTGACTTCGGAGTGCGGGACCTCCAGGGCCTGGTGCTTACCGATCCGGATCTGTGCCGGGATGTGATTACCGGGAAACGGGAGGGGACCATCTTTGACGCGGGGAAACGGGTGGGCATAGCCCGGGGCTGA
- a CDS encoding CBS domain-containing protein: protein MLINRVMTKNPIYVHPDMSVTEVRSLMEKEQIGHLPVLDKNNKLVGILTKKDMLQAGPSAATSLDMYEISYLLSKLRVEKIMVKDVITVDENEVVEEVARIMADKDIGCIPVLKGELLVGIITETDLFHVFVKAFGARHPGIRITINVAEKPGQLEKLTHAITVKGGNIIALVPSDGDDLDHRRITLKISGLSRADIEESVHALPDAVLEDIRG, encoded by the coding sequence ATGCTTATAAACCGTGTGATGACGAAAAACCCCATCTATGTGCACCCCGACATGTCGGTTACTGAGGTCCGTTCCCTGATGGAAAAGGAACAGATAGGTCACCTGCCGGTGCTGGATAAAAACAATAAGCTGGTGGGCATACTCACCAAAAAAGACATGCTCCAGGCGGGCCCCTCGGCGGCCACCAGCCTGGATATGTACGAGATCAGCTACCTCCTGTCCAAGCTCAGGGTGGAAAAGATCATGGTGAAGGATGTGATCACCGTGGACGAGAACGAGGTGGTGGAAGAAGTGGCCCGGATCATGGCGGACAAGGACATTGGCTGCATTCCTGTATTGAAAGGGGAGCTTCTGGTAGGCATCATCACCGAAACTGACCTCTTCCACGTCTTTGTCAAAGCCTTTGGCGCCCGGCACCCCGGTATCCGCATCACCATCAATGTGGCCGAAAAGCCTGGGCAGTTAGAAAAGCTCACCCACGCCATCACCGTCAAGGGCGGCAATATCATAGCCCTGGTTCCTTCGGACGGGGACGACCTGGACCACCGGCGGATCACCCTGAAAATTTCCGGCCTGAGCCGCGCGGATATTGAAGAGAGCGTCCATGCCCTGCCGGACGCGGTGCTGGAAGATATTCGCGGGTAG
- a CDS encoding energy transducer TonB has protein sequence MKKNLWPLIICVSMVIHGLIFFILSAFPMPVSPALKQKPSGEAFSLVNLALAEPPEAPRDDPRPRTAPEIPMDPQTEIPPAPTEEADAELSSQSLAENFITLEDSPEDKPGSAAPASAGSPAGMSPVEAGDGSSAGSSSGNSPQTAAYLSRNYNYIQRRIRDSLVYPAQARRTGIQGTAELIFTIHEDGRVSGVRVSESSGSALLDAAAVEAIYAAAPFRRPPAEARLLIPVAFRLH, from the coding sequence ATGAAAAAAAATCTGTGGCCCTTGATAATCTGTGTCTCTATGGTCATTCATGGGCTGATTTTTTTTATCCTTTCGGCTTTTCCCATGCCTGTTTCCCCGGCGTTGAAGCAGAAACCCTCCGGGGAAGCCTTCTCATTGGTCAATCTCGCCCTGGCAGAACCCCCGGAAGCGCCTCGGGACGATCCCCGGCCAAGGACGGCGCCGGAAATACCCATGGATCCTCAAACGGAAATCCCCCCGGCGCCTACCGAGGAGGCTGACGCTGAACTTTCTTCCCAATCCCTTGCGGAAAATTTTATCACCCTGGAGGACAGCCCTGAGGATAAGCCTGGCTCTGCCGCCCCGGCTTCAGCCGGTTCCCCTGCGGGGATGTCCCCGGTTGAAGCCGGGGATGGAAGCAGCGCGGGAAGCTCCTCTGGAAATTCCCCCCAAACCGCAGCCTATCTTAGCCGCAACTACAACTATATCCAGCGCCGCATCCGAGACAGCCTAGTGTACCCGGCCCAGGCGCGGCGCACCGGCATTCAGGGAACTGCGGAACTAATCTTCACCATTCACGAGGATGGCCGGGTAAGCGGGGTTAGGGTAAGCGAAAGCAGCGGGTCGGCGCTTCTGGACGCCGCAGCGGTGGAGGCCATCTATGCCGCAGCGCCATTCAGGCGACCTCCGGCGGAAGCCCGGCTGCTTATACCCGTGGCCTTCCGGCTGCATTGA
- a CDS encoding TonB-dependent receptor yields MVRYGAVLGVLCTFFLTTTLFAAEADEVGVEADEAIRLPEARVEDVRDTPEHITQEEMERDGVTDLWEAVRYVPGVILSGGGRRNDSNFTVRGYGADAVPIYIDGIIMANPYRGEGDAARFLTGDLESIDIQKGYSDELLGANTLGGAILMRTAKPRNSFEASVKTSLDFDSIGKYADSTHVLSLGSRLKYFYTKAVAQYRDINHFRLPGDFEPTKYNPQEKGDRLWSDSKDTKITLLAGFTPFPELDIWANWVYQTADKGFSTPETRTREYQIWDWPVWNRQSSSLNGTYTADVWNIEALAYFDKYDNRLIEYYNWKAYTLGIHHEPSDYDEYTAGGHLKFGWDINSWNTVRSGVTYIKEDHKSLSDGEEQVHVNEDTWSFGAEYSMNYWEPLTVNLGGGFNSLVPIDFYGDENEFMKALGDHYYVIKTKPMFLYTWQAGLFYKLTTSHELHLSYARKNHFPTMSDRYSTRFGRKLPNPNLGPEIANHFEFGYQGAILEKLTINTAVYYSIMTGKIVNIKLPNPEYPPVEVDYARNLDSTSFYGFEFSPELFINSFISSGASFSYNKYTINNSLQGVLKLDYYPEITTNAYVVINLITKAPDKAKWLTQLSIIPRIEFIGSRYADTAGKNELDSYFLGNIKLVLGITKYCTISTSVENIFDEYYEIRENWPLAGRSFNISLTAKY; encoded by the coding sequence ATGGTAAGATACGGTGCGGTTCTTGGAGTGCTCTGCACCTTTTTTCTGACAACCACCCTGTTCGCAGCAGAGGCGGATGAAGTAGGGGTAGAAGCGGATGAAGCAATCAGGCTGCCCGAAGCAAGGGTAGAAGATGTGCGGGATACGCCGGAACATATTACCCAGGAAGAGATGGAACGGGACGGCGTTACAGATCTATGGGAGGCGGTGCGTTATGTCCCCGGCGTAATCCTCTCAGGCGGGGGCCGCCGTAATGATTCAAATTTTACTGTTCGGGGATACGGCGCCGATGCTGTCCCCATTTATATTGACGGAATAATTATGGCAAACCCCTACAGGGGTGAGGGAGATGCCGCCCGTTTTTTAACCGGAGACTTGGAGAGTATAGATATACAAAAAGGGTATAGCGACGAATTGCTGGGGGCAAATACTCTGGGGGGCGCCATACTTATGCGTACTGCAAAGCCCCGGAATAGTTTTGAAGCATCTGTAAAAACAAGTTTAGATTTTGACAGTATTGGAAAATACGCCGATTCCACCCATGTCCTGAGTTTGGGCAGCAGGTTGAAATATTTTTACACAAAAGCTGTGGCTCAATACCGTGATATAAACCATTTTCGCCTGCCCGGGGACTTTGAACCCACAAAATATAACCCCCAGGAAAAAGGAGACCGGCTCTGGTCTGATTCAAAGGATACTAAAATTACGCTTTTAGCAGGGTTTACTCCGTTTCCCGAACTTGATATATGGGCAAACTGGGTTTATCAAACGGCAGACAAGGGTTTTTCAACCCCGGAAACACGGACCAGGGAGTATCAAATATGGGACTGGCCGGTTTGGAATAGACAGAGCAGCTCCCTTAACGGGACCTATACGGCGGATGTTTGGAATATTGAAGCCCTGGCCTATTTTGATAAATACGATAACCGCTTAATAGAATACTATAACTGGAAAGCCTATACCCTTGGTATTCATCACGAACCTTCGGATTATGATGAGTATACCGCAGGGGGACACCTCAAGTTTGGGTGGGATATTAACAGTTGGAATACTGTCCGCTCTGGCGTTACCTATATTAAAGAGGATCATAAAAGCCTGTCTGACGGAGAAGAACAGGTCCATGTGAATGAAGATACCTGGTCGTTTGGGGCTGAGTATTCAATGAACTATTGGGAACCCCTGACAGTAAATCTGGGAGGTGGTTTTAATTCCCTTGTGCCTATTGATTTTTATGGGGATGAAAATGAATTTATGAAAGCCCTGGGGGACCATTATTATGTCATTAAAACAAAACCAATGTTTCTGTATACCTGGCAGGCCGGTCTTTTTTACAAGCTTACTACATCCCATGAACTGCACCTTAGCTATGCGCGGAAAAATCATTTCCCCACCATGTCGGACAGGTATTCGACCCGCTTTGGCAGGAAACTCCCAAATCCGAACCTGGGCCCTGAAATCGCCAATCATTTTGAATTTGGATACCAGGGCGCCATACTCGAAAAACTTACGATAAACACCGCAGTTTATTACAGCATCATGACAGGAAAAATTGTAAATATAAAACTGCCAAACCCTGAATATCCCCCTGTGGAGGTTGATTATGCCAGAAACCTTGACTCCACATCATTTTACGGATTTGAATTTTCTCCGGAATTATTTATCAACAGCTTTATTAGCAGTGGCGCTTCATTTTCATATAATAAATATACGATAAACAACAGCCTACAGGGCGTCCTGAAACTTGATTATTATCCTGAAATCACGACCAATGCTTATGTGGTAATAAACCTGATTACCAAGGCGCCGGATAAAGCAAAATGGCTTACCCAGCTTTCCATTATTCCCCGCATTGAATTTATCGGATCCCGGTACGCGGACACCGCAGGAAAAAATGAGCTGGACAGCTACTTCCTGGGGAACATCAAATTGGTACTTGGCATCACCAAGTATTGCACCATCTCCACAAGCGTAGAAAATATATTTGATGAATATTATGAAATCCGTGAAAACTGGCCCCTGGCGGGGCGATCGTTTAATATAAGCCTGACCGCCAAATACTGA
- a CDS encoding FecCD family ABC transporter permease, with amino-acid sequence MADSSSGKLGASGAGLSRRFPAAAILGLLLVAAVLVSLSLGRYPIPLGALITRLLGGTFATPQMEAIFFNVRLPRIILACLVGCSLAAAGASYQGVFQNPLAAPDILGASSGAATGATLAILMRLPGPMITIFAFFASIITIALVMFIGNQTRGRNIVGLILAGLMISSLNSAAISFMKLMADPNNVLPEIVYWLMGSLAKTKPADVAFVFIPMTLGLVPLFIFRWRINLLTLSEDEAQSMGVNVKRTRALVIVCSTLITAAAVSVSGIIGWAGLVIPHLTRRFVGNDYQKLMPATMLFGALFLLVIDNISRNLFATEVPLGILTSLVGAPFFLWLITRKGDLW; translated from the coding sequence ATGGCGGATTCCTCCTCCGGTAAACTTGGTGCTTCCGGCGCCGGCCTGAGCCGGAGATTTCCTGCCGCCGCCATCCTGGGCTTGCTCCTGGTCGCGGCAGTGCTGGTGTCCCTGTCCCTGGGCCGCTACCCCATACCCCTGGGCGCCCTGATCACTCGGCTCCTGGGAGGCACCTTTGCCACACCCCAGATGGAAGCGATCTTCTTCAATGTGCGGCTTCCCCGGATCATCCTGGCCTGCCTGGTTGGGTGCTCCCTGGCGGCGGCGGGGGCCAGCTACCAGGGGGTGTTTCAGAATCCCTTGGCTGCCCCGGACATACTGGGGGCCTCAAGCGGGGCCGCCACCGGGGCAACCCTGGCGATACTGATGCGGCTCCCGGGCCCCATGATCACGATTTTTGCCTTTTTTGCCAGCATTATTACCATAGCCCTGGTAATGTTCATCGGGAACCAGACCCGGGGCAGAAACATTGTGGGGCTTATCCTTGCGGGCTTGATGATATCATCCCTGAACAGCGCCGCCATATCCTTCATGAAGCTCATGGCGGACCCCAACAATGTGCTGCCCGAGATCGTCTACTGGCTCATGGGCTCCCTGGCTAAAACAAAGCCTGCGGATGTAGCTTTTGTGTTCATCCCCATGACTCTGGGGCTGGTCCCCCTGTTTATTTTCCGCTGGAGGATCAACCTCCTCACCCTGAGCGAAGATGAAGCCCAGTCCATGGGGGTCAATGTCAAACGCACCCGGGCATTAGTAATTGTGTGCTCCACCCTGATTACTGCTGCGGCAGTTTCCGTGAGTGGCATCATAGGCTGGGCCGGGCTGGTGATCCCCCACCTGACCCGGCGTTTCGTGGGCAACGATTACCAAAAGCTCATGCCCGCAACTATGCTCTTCGGGGCCCTCTTCCTCCTGGTGATCGACAATATCTCCCGCAACCTCTTTGCCACCGAGGTCCCCCTGGGGATACTCACATCCCTGGTAGGGGCGCCATTCTTCCTCTGGCTCATCACCAGGAAGGGGGATTTATGGTAA
- a CDS encoding ABC transporter substrate-binding protein produces MKYNTNQYRPNRSILFYRGLLCSVLFLALSLQLNAAPRKDVSAPQPSETVSGTRSFTDSSGRTLEIPGKITKISPSGSLAQMFLLAIAPDLICTVSSAYSPDQAEFVPDYLMNLPVVGQFYGSRDLNPEEIARIGPDLVIDIGEPKDSIAQDMDAITQSIAIPAIHITATLRSTPQAFRTLGQLLDREEQGEKLALFCEKALSRVDDIVAKAGNNKKELLYCLGPRGINVLAAGSFHTEVLDWIANNKAVVDNPSSRGSGNETNLEQILLWDPELIIFGPDSVYSSVAADPTWKQLRAIRTGAYYEVPQGPYNWMGTPPSINRYIGMLWLGKILYPQYAQYDLYTETAEYYRLFYGRELSRERYERLTANSISAGGPGK; encoded by the coding sequence ATGAAGTACAATACCAATCAATATCGCCCTAATCGTTCTATTTTGTTTTACCGGGGCCTGCTTTGCAGTGTCCTATTCCTGGCGCTCAGTCTTCAATTAAATGCCGCGCCGCGGAAGGATGTTTCGGCGCCCCAGCCTTCGGAGACCGTGTCCGGGACAAGGTCCTTTACGGACTCCAGCGGGAGGACCCTGGAGATTCCGGGGAAGATCACAAAGATTTCTCCCTCGGGCAGCCTGGCTCAGATGTTCCTTTTGGCAATCGCGCCGGATCTGATCTGCACCGTTTCCTCCGCCTATTCTCCTGACCAGGCGGAATTTGTCCCGGATTACCTGATGAACCTGCCCGTGGTGGGTCAGTTCTACGGCTCCCGGGACCTTAACCCCGAGGAAATCGCCCGGATAGGGCCGGATCTGGTTATCGATATCGGAGAGCCCAAGGACAGCATCGCCCAGGACATGGATGCCATCACCCAGTCTATCGCCATTCCGGCCATCCATATTACCGCTACCCTCAGGAGCACCCCGCAGGCGTTCCGCACCCTGGGCCAACTCCTGGACAGAGAGGAACAGGGGGAAAAACTCGCCCTTTTCTGCGAAAAAGCCCTTTCTCGAGTCGATGACATTGTGGCTAAGGCGGGAAATAATAAAAAAGAGTTGCTCTACTGCCTGGGACCTAGGGGTATCAACGTACTCGCCGCAGGGTCCTTTCATACGGAAGTCCTGGACTGGATAGCCAACAATAAGGCGGTGGTGGATAATCCCTCTTCCCGGGGGAGTGGCAATGAAACCAACCTGGAACAGATACTGCTCTGGGATCCGGAGCTGATCATCTTCGGTCCGGACAGCGTGTATAGTTCCGTCGCGGCGGACCCTACCTGGAAGCAGCTCCGGGCTATACGCACCGGGGCCTACTACGAGGTTCCCCAGGGTCCCTATAACTGGATGGGTACCCCCCCGTCGATAAACCGTTACATAGGTATGCTCTGGCTGGGGAAAATCCTCTACCCCCAATACGCTCAATACGACCTATACACCGAAACCGCAGAATACTACCGGCTGTTTTACGGACGGGAACTCAGCCGGGAACGGTATGAGCGGCTGACCGCAAACAGTATTTCTGCGGGTGGTCCGGGTAAATAG